A region of the Hydrogenimonas thermophila genome:
GCTACATCAACATCAGCAACATACTGTGCTGAGCGAAGTTTACGTTTGCGCTTTTGACTCATTTTAGTCAAAATGTGGCTTCTGAATGCAGATCCACGCTTGATGCTGCCACTCTTTTTGACTTTAAAACGCTTTGC
Encoded here:
- the rpmI gene encoding 50S ribosomal protein L35 gives rise to the protein MPKMKTVRGAAKRFKVKKSGSIKRGSAFRSHILTKMSQKRKRKLRSAQYVADVDVARVKTMLGQK